One Microlunatus soli genomic window carries:
- a CDS encoding VWA domain-containing protein — protein MVARRSILAVLLFAVTAATLVITAPRAAADDNSAIDNYGGCLVAQHKGDLMLLIDDSKSLQTSDPDDARISAAKYLINQLGQFSSRAKVDLDVQVAGFSTGYHPAGGWDRLDGSGGSKINSTIDGFAERENGYQTDYWSGLDGARSALAAKSKGTDRCQAVVWFSDGNLDLDLRGESDPSDEATTKPYAPDADLTTAGGVQQAERAATRDLCRTGGIADQLRRSEIALFAIGLESADAKAPDFSTMKSIATGSDDCGKISKPTPGLFTLASNIDDLLFAFDKIMDPGREPTEQQTGICQGKVCTEFRHNFVLDDSISTVHILGSAPAGLDVYLVPPKGDPQRFRPSTVGKERKITKAATGSIEWLSDKTMSIDLKRSKSWAGQWAVVFVDPKSKTPDAKSRTSIHISGDIYPALINKDKTTFRSGETIKNVRLGLVDGEQQPIDPGKLLGAVSMDASLRSGDKTVDLGQNLSADRLSKPFTVDLRKLDPGRATLQLRLAVTTAGTTDSRGKKIAGTELAPQQANIPVTISPPLGYPQLGQVADFGSIEGPADATATVQVTGPGCVWLPAADPKIEAGPEGLGATGITADADQAGNCVKVADGKTDQLELQLTTAQGGNGTLDGTVAVKVAPENEPAKARTVQLPFTADLNKPLDTFNFLLALLVALILGPGIPLGLLYLAKYLTAKIPPRALLGQRIDVTVSGAQVLRDGQPVAFRSGDLTDMVRLPVGGARQADAGGFGLATKIGRSPFGPGFVVVDAPGMIGASSTNPEPYGDQRAARLPLAVHNTWALLHNPAGAADQATLLILLGTDASEDQQRRQEYLDDINARAPELLHRLRGNAGQAPSQPDPFAGAGAASGQQPADPFGLDLPAANTGGFDFGGAGQDQAPEQPRRSPEPVEGQESPPQDSGAEQGHGPSTSSGPSDQEDLTFDFSFDPPEDERGPRS, from the coding sequence GTGGTAGCCCGTCGCTCGATCCTGGCCGTGCTGCTCTTCGCGGTGACGGCAGCGACTCTGGTGATCACCGCACCCCGAGCGGCCGCCGACGACAACTCTGCGATCGACAACTACGGCGGCTGCCTGGTGGCCCAGCACAAGGGCGACCTGATGTTGCTGATCGACGACTCCAAGAGCCTGCAGACCTCCGATCCCGACGACGCCAGGATCAGCGCCGCCAAATACCTGATCAATCAACTCGGACAGTTCAGCAGCCGGGCCAAGGTCGACCTCGACGTGCAGGTCGCCGGCTTCTCCACCGGCTATCACCCGGCCGGCGGCTGGGATCGGCTGGACGGCTCCGGCGGTAGCAAGATCAACTCCACCATCGACGGCTTCGCCGAGCGCGAGAACGGCTACCAGACCGACTACTGGAGCGGCCTGGACGGCGCCCGTTCCGCCCTGGCAGCCAAGTCGAAGGGCACCGACCGCTGCCAGGCCGTCGTCTGGTTCAGCGACGGCAACCTCGATCTTGATCTTCGCGGTGAGTCCGATCCCAGCGACGAGGCGACCACGAAGCCGTACGCACCGGATGCGGATCTGACCACGGCCGGCGGTGTGCAGCAGGCCGAGCGGGCCGCTACCCGTGATCTCTGCCGGACCGGCGGCATCGCCGACCAGCTCCGTCGCTCCGAGATCGCACTGTTCGCCATCGGTCTGGAATCCGCAGACGCCAAGGCCCCGGACTTCTCCACCATGAAATCGATCGCCACCGGCTCCGACGACTGCGGCAAGATCAGCAAGCCGACGCCCGGGCTCTTCACCCTGGCCTCGAACATCGACGATCTGCTGTTCGCCTTCGACAAGATCATGGACCCCGGACGGGAGCCGACCGAACAGCAGACCGGCATCTGCCAGGGCAAGGTGTGCACCGAGTTCCGCCATAACTTCGTGCTCGACGACTCGATCAGCACGGTGCACATCCTCGGTTCCGCGCCGGCCGGCCTGGACGTCTATCTGGTGCCACCGAAGGGTGACCCGCAACGCTTCCGACCGTCCACCGTCGGCAAGGAACGCAAGATCACCAAGGCCGCCACCGGCAGCATCGAATGGCTGTCGGACAAGACGATGTCGATCGACCTGAAGCGGAGCAAGAGCTGGGCCGGGCAGTGGGCGGTCGTCTTCGTCGACCCCAAGTCCAAGACTCCCGACGCGAAGTCCCGGACCAGCATCCACATCTCCGGTGACATCTATCCCGCCTTGATCAACAAGGACAAGACAACCTTCCGCAGTGGTGAGACGATCAAGAACGTACGGCTCGGACTGGTCGACGGCGAGCAGCAGCCGATCGACCCCGGCAAGCTGCTCGGCGCCGTCTCGATGGACGCATCGTTGCGATCGGGTGACAAGACCGTCGATCTCGGTCAGAATCTGTCGGCCGACCGGCTGAGCAAACCGTTCACCGTCGATCTGCGCAAGCTCGACCCGGGACGGGCGACCTTGCAGCTCCGGCTTGCGGTGACCACCGCCGGTACCACGGACTCGCGTGGCAAGAAGATCGCCGGCACCGAGCTCGCCCCGCAGCAGGCGAACATCCCGGTGACGATCAGCCCGCCGTTGGGATACCCGCAGCTCGGCCAGGTCGCCGACTTCGGATCGATCGAGGGACCGGCCGATGCGACGGCGACGGTGCAGGTCACCGGCCCCGGCTGTGTCTGGCTGCCGGCTGCCGATCCGAAGATCGAGGCGGGCCCCGAAGGCCTCGGTGCCACCGGCATCACCGCCGACGCCGATCAGGCCGGCAATTGCGTGAAGGTCGCCGACGGCAAGACCGATCAGCTCGAGCTGCAGCTGACCACCGCCCAAGGCGGCAACGGCACCCTGGACGGCACGGTCGCGGTCAAGGTCGCCCCGGAGAACGAACCGGCCAAGGCCCGCACCGTGCAGCTGCCGTTCACCGCCGATCTGAACAAGCCGCTGGACACCTTCAACTTCCTGCTCGCACTGCTGGTCGCGCTGATCCTCGGACCCGGCATCCCGCTCGGCCTGCTCTATCTGGCCAAGTACCTGACGGCCAAGATCCCGCCACGGGCGCTGCTCGGGCAACGCATCGACGTCACCGTCTCCGGAGCTCAGGTGCTGCGCGACGGGCAACCGGTCGCGTTCCGCAGCGGTGACCTGACCGACATGGTCCGGTTGCCGGTCGGCGGCGCGCGACAGGCCGACGCCGGCGGCTTCGGGCTGGCGACCAAAATCGGCAGATCGCCGTTCGGGCCGGGCTTTGTCGTGGTCGACGCGCCCGGCATGATCGGCGCGAGCTCGACCAACCCCGAACCGTACGGCGATCAGCGCGCCGCCCGGCTGCCGCTGGCGGTGCACAACACCTGGGCGCTGCTGCACAATCCGGCCGGTGCCGCCGATCAGGCCACCCTGTTGATCTTGCTCGGCACCGACGCCAGCGAAGATCAACAACGTCGCCAGGAGTACCTGGACGACATCAACGCCCGGGCACCGGAACTGCTGCACCGACTGCGCGGCAACGCCGGCCAGGCCCCGTCGCAGCCGGATCCGTTCGCCGGTGCCGGTGCGGCCTCGGGTCAGCAGCCGGCGGATCCGTTCGGTCTTGATCTTCCGGCCGCGAACACCGGCGGCTTCGACTTCGGTGGGGCAGGTCAAGATCAGGCGCCCGAGCAGCCCAGGAGGAGCCCTGAGCCTGTCGAAGGGCAGGAATCGCCACCACAGGACTCGGGTGCTGAGCAGGGTCACGGTCCGTCGACAAGCTCAGGACCCTCGGATCAGGAAGACTTGACCTTCGACTTCTCCTTCGATCCACCGGAGGACGAACGGGGACCGAGATCGTGA
- a CDS encoding tubulin-like doman-containing protein: MRRFLVVGCGGSGGSTLAYMMDQLASDLSEQAGADAVTALPAGWQFVHLDVPAAEEPGPDGLGSVVEQGGRYLGLGPTSGAYAELDHAVSGRLQNNRALAEIGTWAPRDPRKVSTPISVGAGQYRTIGRMITLARADQVRSGLTAAWTAMVSNEATNQMRRTAAATGARFDPADKPIVLVVTSMAGGSGASMALDVCRILAQLSDHDPRLTAMFMASPDIFDVLPPSARSGVRANGLGMLGEIVASQTGAAREHDDAVLRGVGIQTGQGAEIPFARVFPVGRHVGAQRTVFGDGTQLSVYRGLARGLAGVMVSDTATNQFVSYDLGNTGSIPPSLDPLGWGADPADSVPWGSFGFASLSMGRDRYQEYAAQRIARRSVDQLLDGHLQPGNQASGTEQVNALLDSQWTSICAATGLPDAGGADLQQAVGSWMTSTVLPRADAEPVARRIIDSDFVSRLSSPEGQQARQWLELATRRLAAQAPVITESINAEAARWVFGWQRTLINAVEQTVSGAVARLGLAYAGGLVDRLGSYLGNVVIEGADGLARTSGGDLSELPPAVRTRLAQVKGAISGGASVIDSIVNDGTDGLRRKVINTYYRKVSELVAATLRSFRADVLPGLSEAIRARQAELEAARQAPVKLDGLALLKTNQYAAWPSDAPSGSGDQAGQVPRRFDEANNEVLLTPSSHFPAQFVSDRRAAVPSEDRGGRQHETGIVIAGDPARTIAAQVIAGVWQTTGGHRPPSGLLVRTSEWRSRAFATDPGTGEAIVPSQARYDLHVRPAELLDRARSFVARPEESFNRFASVSLRDHITGTDVNDNEREREQRKRSAEMVDKFGEALRLAMPLISVNEQIVRLLHGGDGVQYRYKFSDIPFAELNLADDLAVEITGNSAIDQSTRDNFTDALADQGDPRRIDIFGSYPLYSPLAFDAVLRPVAEQWSGSAPQARQAFWSYRRARPLAAALPMSVAERRAMVAGWYVGQIIGELKIPAPPYQQPVEVYDREAGRWIGFPNPLLTTPQQFLAQYDWLPAVLESVLIAIARVTDAPELSSLRPYACLRALYDGNAGGPAAGITPLSGRELLAEWLRSGSSPGRESRIPSLAAATTPEERHQLAKDWLIGDKGPGALAGVHFLSAGTDGAPGGGTFSEVDSRGQSAQAPIFRDLAPDIWWATRQLASLLDQAYEDQQSSDGRSATSTGPRIDMPEGEVF, translated from the coding sequence GTGAGACGCTTCCTGGTGGTCGGCTGCGGAGGTTCTGGCGGGTCGACGCTGGCCTACATGATGGACCAGCTCGCTTCCGACCTTTCCGAACAGGCCGGTGCCGATGCGGTCACCGCACTTCCGGCCGGCTGGCAGTTCGTCCATCTTGACGTGCCGGCGGCAGAAGAGCCCGGACCCGACGGGTTGGGCAGTGTGGTCGAGCAGGGCGGCCGCTACCTCGGGCTCGGCCCGACCTCGGGTGCCTACGCCGAACTTGATCATGCGGTCAGTGGACGGCTGCAGAACAATCGCGCGCTGGCCGAGATCGGCACCTGGGCGCCGCGGGACCCTCGGAAGGTGTCCACCCCGATCAGCGTCGGCGCCGGCCAGTATCGGACCATCGGCCGGATGATCACCCTGGCCCGGGCCGACCAGGTCCGTTCCGGTCTGACCGCGGCCTGGACTGCGATGGTCAGCAACGAGGCCACCAATCAGATGCGTCGGACGGCCGCGGCAACCGGCGCCCGTTTCGACCCGGCCGACAAACCGATCGTGCTGGTGGTCACCTCGATGGCCGGCGGCTCGGGCGCGTCGATGGCGCTGGACGTCTGCCGGATCCTGGCCCAGCTCTCCGATCATGATCCGCGACTGACGGCGATGTTCATGGCCAGCCCGGACATCTTCGACGTGCTGCCGCCGTCGGCGCGCAGCGGCGTCCGGGCCAACGGGCTCGGGATGCTCGGCGAGATCGTCGCCAGCCAGACCGGTGCGGCCCGCGAACACGACGACGCCGTGCTCCGCGGCGTCGGCATCCAGACCGGTCAGGGCGCGGAGATCCCGTTCGCCCGGGTGTTCCCGGTCGGCCGCCATGTCGGCGCGCAACGTACCGTCTTCGGCGACGGCACCCAGCTCAGCGTCTATCGCGGGCTGGCCCGCGGGCTGGCCGGTGTGATGGTCAGCGACACCGCCACCAACCAGTTCGTCTCCTACGACCTGGGCAACACCGGCTCGATCCCGCCGAGTCTCGACCCGCTCGGCTGGGGCGCCGATCCTGCGGACTCGGTGCCGTGGGGTTCGTTCGGCTTCGCCAGTCTGTCGATGGGCCGGGACCGCTACCAGGAATACGCCGCCCAGCGGATCGCCCGGCGCAGCGTTGATCAACTTCTCGACGGACACCTGCAACCCGGCAACCAGGCCTCGGGCACCGAACAGGTGAACGCCCTGCTGGACAGCCAATGGACGTCGATCTGCGCGGCCACCGGGCTGCCCGACGCGGGCGGCGCCGACCTGCAGCAGGCGGTCGGATCCTGGATGACCTCCACCGTGCTGCCCCGCGCGGACGCCGAACCGGTCGCCCGCCGGATCATCGACTCCGATTTCGTCAGCCGGCTCAGCTCGCCGGAGGGTCAACAGGCCCGGCAGTGGTTGGAGTTGGCGACGAGACGGCTGGCCGCCCAGGCACCGGTGATCACCGAATCGATCAACGCCGAAGCCGCCCGCTGGGTGTTCGGCTGGCAGCGGACCTTGATCAACGCCGTCGAACAGACCGTCTCCGGTGCTGTCGCCCGTCTCGGCTTGGCCTATGCCGGCGGGCTGGTCGACCGGCTCGGCAGCTACCTCGGCAACGTCGTGATCGAGGGCGCCGACGGACTGGCCCGTACCTCCGGCGGCGACCTGTCCGAGCTGCCGCCGGCGGTCCGCACCAGATTGGCCCAGGTCAAGGGCGCCATCTCCGGCGGCGCGTCGGTGATCGACAGCATCGTCAACGACGGCACCGACGGACTGCGCCGCAAGGTGATCAACACCTACTACCGAAAGGTGTCCGAGCTGGTCGCGGCCACCCTGCGGTCCTTCCGCGCCGACGTGCTGCCCGGCCTGAGCGAGGCGATCCGGGCCCGGCAGGCCGAGCTCGAGGCGGCCCGCCAGGCACCGGTCAAACTGGACGGCCTCGCCCTGCTGAAGACCAACCAGTACGCCGCCTGGCCGTCCGATGCGCCGTCCGGCTCCGGTGATCAGGCGGGCCAGGTGCCGCGCCGCTTCGACGAGGCCAACAACGAGGTGCTGCTCACCCCGTCCTCCCATTTCCCCGCCCAGTTCGTCTCCGATCGTCGGGCGGCGGTGCCGTCGGAGGACCGGGGCGGACGCCAGCACGAGACCGGCATCGTGATCGCCGGCGACCCGGCCCGGACCATCGCCGCGCAGGTGATCGCCGGCGTCTGGCAGACCACCGGCGGCCATCGCCCGCCGTCCGGATTGTTGGTGCGGACGAGTGAATGGCGGTCCCGGGCGTTCGCCACCGACCCGGGCACCGGCGAGGCGATCGTGCCGAGCCAGGCCCGCTACGACCTGCATGTCCGCCCGGCCGAACTACTGGACCGGGCCCGCAGCTTCGTCGCCCGACCGGAGGAATCGTTCAACCGCTTCGCCTCGGTGTCACTGCGGGACCACATCACCGGCACCGACGTGAACGACAACGAACGCGAACGCGAGCAACGCAAGCGCAGCGCCGAGATGGTCGACAAGTTCGGTGAGGCACTGCGGCTGGCGATGCCGTTGATCAGCGTCAACGAACAGATCGTCCGGCTGCTGCACGGCGGCGACGGCGTCCAGTATCGGTACAAGTTCTCCGACATCCCGTTCGCCGAGTTGAACCTTGCCGACGACCTGGCTGTCGAGATCACCGGCAACTCCGCGATCGACCAGTCCACCCGGGACAACTTCACCGATGCGCTGGCCGATCAGGGCGACCCGCGACGGATCGACATCTTCGGCTCCTACCCGCTGTATTCACCATTGGCTTTCGACGCCGTGCTGCGGCCGGTCGCCGAACAGTGGAGCGGCAGCGCACCCCAGGCCCGGCAGGCGTTCTGGTCCTACCGCCGGGCCCGTCCGCTGGCCGCTGCGCTACCGATGTCGGTCGCCGAACGCCGCGCCATGGTGGCCGGCTGGTACGTCGGCCAGATCATCGGTGAGCTGAAGATCCCGGCGCCGCCGTACCAACAGCCGGTCGAGGTGTACGACCGCGAAGCCGGCCGCTGGATCGGCTTCCCGAATCCGCTGCTCACCACCCCGCAGCAGTTCCTGGCCCAATACGACTGGCTGCCCGCGGTGTTGGAATCGGTGCTGATCGCGATCGCCCGGGTGACCGACGCACCGGAGTTGTCGTCGCTCCGGCCGTACGCCTGCCTGCGGGCGCTCTACGACGGCAACGCCGGCGGCCCGGCCGCCGGCATCACCCCGCTGTCCGGCCGGGAACTGCTCGCCGAATGGCTGCGTTCGGGGAGCAGTCCTGGTCGCGAGTCCCGGATCCCGAGCCTGGCCGCCGCGACCACCCCCGAGGAACGCCATCAGCTGGCCAAGGACTGGCTGATCGGCGACAAGGGGCCGGGCGCCCTGGCCGGTGTGCACTTCCTGTCGGCCGGCACCGACGGGGCGCCGGGCGGTGGCACCTTCTCCGAGGTCGACTCCCGCGGGCAGTCCGCCCAGGCACCGATCTTCCGCGACCTGGCGCCGGACATCTGGTGGGCGACCCGGCAGCTGGCGAGCCTGCTGGATCAGGCCTATGAGGACCAGCAGTCCTCCGACGGCCGGTCCGCGACGTCGACCGGACCACGGATCGACATGCCGGAGGGCGAGGTGTTCTGA